From Hydractinia symbiolongicarpus strain clone_291-10 chromosome 12, HSymV2.1, whole genome shotgun sequence, one genomic window encodes:
- the LOC130621473 gene encoding collagen alpha-1(II) chain-like isoform X1, with protein sequence MANRRWLVCFIGYFMLVALSNAQDIGLLGEEGGTCPEVPVRECPPKPVQEICLIDADCPEREQKCCSDGCKLVCMKVNATVKKEVCAVPVDLGFVIDASGSIGAVNFQKILQFVAQIVDAFDIRENGTRVGVIYYSDDAKIAFDFNKFKGDQLNKENVVKEINKISVTEGQTRIDLALRLAKKSLFSLEGGMRPDKPKIALVMTDGRQTKGLDAPDAEDLHIASRPLKDLGVQVYSLGIGNDYDIGELLDIASDDASVFRSTDVDELVSIVASITEQTCKGCTNPLDIHFALDSSANVGEENFEMMKNFIKAVGYKFIISEKGSHISASVFGDEATLVFNMSKATSQDDFITEADTIPYLGEGGTSIDKVLRLAQNEVFTLEGFSRQNVAKVFVLLTGSNCDTCKEKLEEAVKPLKAAGVHLIIIPIGTRINLNELQTISSLPSSQFVIPQQSFSELLNGIFIQRVSEMICSGKPGVCVEPPIPKNCEKIAYNCDVDVDCPSGKKCCLKGCEQKCEAPVTACIAPLDLAFAFETTQDGEADFEKMKLFASDLLDHFKIKSSGTHVSLSTFSDKPNRVSKFSSSYNAEVIKSQIKGLKSDGGSKSNIGTLLGYAGKEVYNIQSGARQSQPRVLVIFTKGKFPQEQEVFALEEARKLKEEGQDVQIIVVNMGQSLQKELLENIVSKPSSAKLITIESDDDLISSEKKQNIAEQVCSAKTRKRECKEKFFEVCSVRDNLCESDFDCPGFEECASDGCRLRCTYCGKRCDDKLDILLMFDDSAKVGAEAFQKTKNFAKTMMEWFNINQNGTNVAVMTYSDKAKVHMPLPLPGTNDPPQTLFDIQGSLDSVPYTGGSTSKLDVALGTAAAQVFPSSGKKRAKRAVIIFSDGKDDSSSRLEVASWPLRSQRQDGDSSYSAVRIMAVTVGDQINVDALEKVVTPPLNDNVFVAAGFDDMYNAMRKLAEESCIPLAGNLKPPNITRPGPPGPPGPPGEKGEKGMSGPDGKPGKIGKKGEPGMKGEKGMDGDKGPPGGFGDGPDGSNTKGPDPEAGAVGVIEGEAVPGPGNIIYDMRKGPVGPPGASGDVGSAGDPGDDGKPGKPGRDGPAGPRGFFGNPGQKGESGTDGTPGAPGEQGPQGELGRPGQPGGRGIPGPQGPFGWKGQQGIGGGEGDVGDKGKKGPKGYSGEKGARGDLGPSGYPGEEGPEGPVGPPGQRGLPGPDGKEGQFGPNGPIGAKGQPGPRGNRGAKGESGSMGGRGVKGGVGDEGPQGEQGPIGGPGAPGEDGKAGQTGPDGPPGLPGQVGPLGPAGQRGEIGPAGGDGPPGLLGPKGARGENGRRGVSGVKGETGDQGEPGLKGPLGQQGTQGKTGSAGPRGRPGVAGGQGRQGQPGDPGQTGRVGAKGNQGLPGKQGPLGNPGSRGYTGLSGAKGFPGDSGSVGKPGVAGRDGKHGQTGLSGKDGDKGVQGAQGLQGLPGPVGAGGANGEPGETGDSGQKGADGAKGFPGESGARGAPGVVGQPGETGAIGPAGEPGSPGAPGIQGSAGPRGETGLIGLDGLIGAKGSAGRPGNPGQNGDQGAPGTAGLPGTPGVRGKPGERGDPGTDGGQGDTGVPGTPGLTGMRGSQGPNGPTGPPGNQGRKGARGLPGINGKKGQDGNAGSRGPTGLTGARGLPGTRGAIGPDGNPGLDGNPGPVGEVGKTGKPGVPGLPGPSGLRGPNGPPGPRGVKGPVGDRGDSGEVGPDGDAGVAGQTGLAGRRGEKGLTGDIGPIGEVGAMGMPGVQGPAGPIGPDGPLGPPGVAGKTGNKGPLGEPGDPGKPGTPGEQGPPGKDGTDGNPGTPGKQGVQGLVGPIGPQGPPGQQGVRGRPGKKGRTGEDGLKGFPGPNGHPGLAGKRGTRGKEGPAGTEGLAGRNGRDGKPGNNGADGSLGAQGPKGELGDRGDNGAQGGFGDIGDTGGPGPEGPTGFVGLTGANGNSGKQGKRGGRGDRGDKGPNGKKGITGRDGSKGRKGTMGRYGMQGPPGDTGEKGDDGPDGPMGYSGPQGNSGETGPDGKEGVTGEKGLTGNDGPRGAMGRTGLPGDSGKPGTAGPAGPPGPSGPPGDVSGALAGNFWDYINAGGGQKGPPGGRSSRKRRSVDDKEFDQNDIPTVLKKHYEVLKNFDNLWNTVINDIVVKKKLGSRSNPAITCAELFRTNPDKTTSDYWIDPNEGSPDDAILVHCNATNFETCIYPRLSVFDKSDWYSGNDRYMWAYKDLIAEKEGILYASDVVQLKMMRLLSTRCRQNITYHCKNSHSDIRVKTDNNRVMDVKKASTLHTLIIKDECMVKDGEWHESVFEMSSRKLEYFPLQDVAVKDIGDKGEEFGMEIGPVCFT encoded by the exons GGTGTCATTTATTACTCAGATGATGCCAAAATTGCTTTCGactttaataaatttaaaggTGATCAGCTTAACAAAGAAAATGTGGTGAAAGAGATAAACAAGATTTCAGTAACAGAAGGTCAAACAAGAATTGATTTAGCCCTTCGATTAGCAAAGAAAAGCTTGTTCAGCTTAGAAGGAGGAATGCGCCCTGATAAACCAAAG ATTGCATTGGTTATGACAGATGGTCGTCAAACAAAAGGCCTTGATGCTCCAGATGCAGAGGATTTACACATTGCATCCCGACCTCTCAAAGATCTAGGTGTTCAGGTGTATTCACTTGGTATTGGTAATGATTATGATATTGGTGAATTGCTTGATATTGCATCTGACGATGCTAGTGTCTTTCGTTCCACTGATGTTGACGAACTTGTCAGCATTGTTGCAAGTATAACAGAGCAAACATGTAAAG gCTGCACAAATCCCCTTGATATCCACTTTGCTCTTGACTCATCTGCTAACGTTGGTGAAGAAAACTTCGAAATGATGAAAAATTTCATTAAAGCAGTTGGCTACAAGTTTATCATATCAGAGAAAGGATCTCATATATCAGCCTCAGTGTTTGGTGATGAGGCTACTCTAGTTTTTAACATGTCAAAGGCTACATCACAAGACGATTTTATTACTGAAGCAGACACAATTCCGTACCTTGGAGAAGGAGGAACAAGTATCGACAAAGTACTTAGACTTGCTCAAAATGAAGTATTTACATTGGAAGGTTTTTCACGACAAAATGTGGCCAAAGTGTTTGTGTTACTCACTGGTAGTAATTGTGATACATGCAAAGAAAAATTAGAGGAGGCTGTCAAGCCACTTAAAGCAGCTGGGGTACATTTAATTATTATTCCAATAGGAACCAGAATAAACCTGAATGAACTTCAAACCATTTCATCTTTGCCATCCAGCCAATTTGTGATTCCGCAGCAGTCATTTTCAGAACTGTTAAATGGTATTTTTATTCAAAGAGTTTCGGAAATGATATGTTCTGGTAAACCAGGTGTATGTGTTGAGCCACCAATTCCAAAAAATTGTGAGAAAATTGCATACAACTGTGATGTTGATGTTGATTGTCCATCAGGAAAGAAATGTTGTCTCAAGGGATGTGAGCAAAAGTGTGAAGCACCGGTCACAG CATGCATCGCACCACTTGATTTGGCGTTTGCATTTGAGACAACACAAGATGGAGAAgctgattttgaaaaaatgaaacTCTTTGCCTCAGACCTTTTAGATcattttaagattaaaagttcTGGAACTCATGTCAGTCTCTCAACATTTAGTGACAAACCAAATAGAGTTTCCAAGTTCTCATCATCATATAATGCTGAAGTTATAAAATCTCAAATAAAAGGTTTAAAGAGTGATGGTGGATCTAAAAGCAATATAGGCACACTTCTAGGATATGCTGGAAAGGAGGTTTATAATATTCAAAGTGGAGCAAGACAGTCTCAACCTCGTGTTTTGGTTATTTTTactaaagggaaattccctcaGGAACAGGAAGTGTTTGCACTAGAAGAAGCTCGCAAGTTGAAAGAAGAAGGACAAGATGTACAAATAATTGTAGTAAATATGGGACAATCACTACAAAAAGAATTGTTAGAAAATATAGTATCAAAACCCAGTTCTGCTAAACTGATTACCATTGAATCAGATGATGACTTAATCAGTAGCGAGAAAAAACAGAATATTGCAGAACAGGTTTGCTCTG ctaAAACTAGGAAGAGAGAATGTAAAGAAAAGTTTTTCGAAGTATGTAGTGTAAGGGATAATCTCTGCGAAAGTGATTTTGATTGTCCTGGTTTTGAAGAATGTGCAAGCGATGGCTGTCGTCTTCGCTGCACATACTGTGGAAAAA GATGTGATGACAAACTGGATATTTTATTAATGTTTGACGATTCAGCAAAAGTTGGTGCAGAAGCGTTCCAAAAGACTAAAAACTTTGCAAAAACAATGATGGAATGGTTTAATATCAACCAAAATGGTACAAATGTTGCTGTGATGACTTACAGTGACAAGGCAAAAGTTCACATGCCTTTGCCACTTCCTGGAACAAATGATCCACCTCAGACGTTGTTTGATATCCAAGGCTCTTTGGATTCAGTACCTTACACTGGTGGCAGCACTTCAAAGTTGGATGTTGCCTTAGGAACTGCAGCTGCACAAGTCTTCCCATCATCTGGTAAAAAACGAGCAAAAAGG gcTGTTATTATTTTCAGTGACGGAAAGGATGATTCGTCATCACGTTTAGAAGTAGCATCGTGGCCGTTAAGAAGTCAAAGACAAGATGGCGACTCAAGCTACAGTGCAGTTCGAATCATGGCTGTCACTGTCGGTGATCAAATCAACGTTGACGCCCTCGAGAAAGTTGTAACACCACCTCTCAATGATAACGTTTTTGTTGCAGCTGGATTTGACGATATGTATAATGCAATGAGAAAATTAGCTGAAGAATCATGCATTCCATTGGCAG GTAATCTAAAGCCACCAAATATTACTCGACCTGGTCCTCCAGGGCCACCCGGTCCACCGGGTGAAAAG GGTGAGAAAGGGATGTCTGGTCCTGATGGCAAGCCAGGAAAAATTGGGAAAAAA GGAGAACCTGGCATGAAGGGTGAGAAAGGTATGGACGGTGACAAAGGACCTCCTGGAGGGTTTGGTGATGGACCAGATGGGTCAAATACTAAAGGACCAGACCCAGAAGCAGGAGCAGTTGGTGTAATTGAAGGCGAAGCTGTACCAGGTCCAGGAAATATAATTTATGATATGCGAAAGGGTCCAGTGGGACCTCCCGGTGCATCTGGTGACGTTGGAAGTGCAGGAGATCCTGGTGATGATGGAAAACCTGGAAAACCTGGACGTGATGGCCCTGCTGGGCCGAGAGGATTTTTTGGTAATCCTGGTCAAAAAGGAGAATCCGGAACGGATGGAACACCA GGTGCCCCTGGAGAGCAAGGACCGCAGGGAGAGCTAGGCAGGCCAGGCCAACCTGGTGGCCGTGGTATCCCTGGCCCACAAGGACCGTTTGGATGGAAAGGACAGCAAGGAATCGGCGGTGGTGAAGGTGATGTCGGTGATAAAGGAAAAAAAGGACCAAAG GGATATTCTGGCGAAAAAGGTGCCCGAGGAGATCTAGGACCATCTGGATACCCTGGCGAAGAAGGTCCAGAGGGTCCAGTTGGTCCACCAGGACAGAGAGGTTTACCTGGTCCTGATGGAAAAGAGGGACAATTTGGACCAAAT ggACCAATTGGGGCAAAAGGTCAGCCCGGACCGAGGGGAAATCGTGGTGCTAAAGGAGAATCTGGATCAATGGGAGGAAGGGGTGTTAAAGGAGGTGTTGGAGATGAAGGTCCACAAGGAGAGCAAGGGCCAATTGGTGGGCCTGGTGCCCCTGGAGAAGATGGAAAAGCGGGACAAACTGGTCCAGATGGACCCCCA GGTTTGCCTGGACAAGTGGGTCCTTTAGGTCCTGCAGGCCAAAGAGGAGAGATT GGTCCTGCCGGTGGTGATGGTCCACCTGGTTTACTTGGACCAAAAGGTGCTAGAGGTGAGAATGGAAGACGGGGTGTTTCTGGTGTCAAAGGAGAAACAGGTGATCAAGGTGAACCCGGATTAAAGGGTCCGTTAGGTCAACAAGGAACGCAAGGAAAGACTGGATCAGCTGGACCTAGAGGCAGACCAGGTGTGGCCGGGGGCCAGGGAAGACAAGGTCAACCTGGAGATCCGGGACAGACTGGTCGTGTTGGTGCAAAA GGTAATCAAGGTTTGCCTGGTAAACAAGGACCATTAGGAAATCCAGGTTCCAGG GGATATACTGGTTTATCAGGGGCCAAAGGCTTTCCTGGTGATTCTGGAAGCGTTGGTAAACCAGGTGTAGCTGGACGAGACGGTAAACATGGACAAACGGGACTTAGTGGAAAAGATGGTGATAAAGGAGTACAAGGAGCTCAG GGTTTGCAAGGGTTACCTGGTCCTGTGGGTGCTGGTGGTGCAAATGGTGAGCCAGGTGAAACAGGTGATTCAGGACAGAAAGGTGCAGATGGAGCAAAAGGATTCCCg GGTGAGTCTGGAGCACGAGGAGCGCCTGGTGTGGTTGGACAGCCTGGTGAAACC GGTGCAATTGGACCAGCAGGAGAACCTGGCTCTCCTGGAGCACCTGGAATCCAAGGTTCAGCCGGACCAAGGGGAGAAACTGGTTTAATTGGACTTGACGGTTTGATAGGAGCAAAGGGGTCAGCAGGACGACCTGGGAACCCTGGCCAAAAT GGCGATCAAGGTGCTCCTGGCACAGCTGGTTTGCCAGGGACTCCAGGGGTGCGTGGAAAGCCCGGTGAGCGTGGTGATCCCGGAACTGATGGCGGACAAGGAGATACGGGTGTACCTGGCACACCTGGTTTAACTGGTATGCGGGGAAGTCAGGGTCCAAATGGACCGACAGGACCACCGGGGAATCAAGGTCGAAAAGGAGCAAGG gggCTGCCAGGAATTAATGGAAAAAAGGGACAAGATGGAAATGCTGGGTCTAGA GGCCCAACTGGTTTAACTGGAGCTCGAGGTTTACCTGGTACCAGAGGAGCTATA GGTCCTGATGGTAATCCTGGACTTGATGGCAATCCAGGCCCTGTTGGTGAAGTTGGAAAAACTGGAAAACCTGGAGTTCCTGGGTTACCAGGACCTTCTGGACttagg GGGCCAAACGGACCTCCTGGACCACGTGGTGTTAAAGGACCAGTTGGTGATCGG GGTGATTCTGGAGAGGTTGGACCTGATGGAGATGCCGGTGTTGCTGGTCAAACA GGTTTAGCCGGAAGGCGTGGAGAAAAAGGATTAACTGGAGATATTGGTCCAATTGGTGAAGTAGGCGCAATGGGTATGCCTGGCGTGCAAGGACCAGCTGGACCCATTGGTCCGGATGGTCCTCTTGGACCACCTGGTGTTGCTGGCAAAACTGGAAACAAGGGACCATTAGGTGAACCTGGAGATCCTGGAAAACCAGGTACACCTGGTGAACAGGGACCACCTGGAAAAGATGGTACGGATGGTAATCCTGGAACCCCAGGAAAACAAGGTGTTCAAGGTCTCGTTGGACCAATTGGCCCCCAGGGACCTCCTGGTCAGCAAGGTGTGCGTGGTAGACCTGGAAAAAAAGGAAGAACTGGTGAAGATGGTCTAAAGGGTTTTCCTGGTCCTAATGGACACCCAGGCCTTGCAGGAAAGCGAGGGACAAGAGGAAAAGAAGGTCCTGCGGGAACTGAAGGTCTAGCTGGAAGAAATGGTCGAGACGGAAAACCAGGTAATAATGGGGCAGATGGATCACTTGGAGCACAAGGACCTAAAGGAGAATTAGGTGACCGCGGGGATAATGGAGCACAAGGAGGGTTTGGAGATATTGGTGACACAGGAGGACCTGGACCAGAAGGACCTACTGGTTTTGTGGGACTAACAGGAGCAAATGGTAATTCCGGAAAACAAGGAAAACGAGGTGGAAGAGGCGACCGTGGTGACAAAGGTCCTAATGGGAAAAAAGGCATCACTGGAAGAGATGGATCAAAAGGCCGCAAAGGTACTATGGGCAGATATGGCATGCAGGGCCCACCTGGTGACACAGGGGAAAAGGGTGATGACGGCCCTGATGGACCGATGGGATATAGCGGTCCACAG GGTAATTCGGGCGAAACAGGCCCAGATGGTAAAGAAGGAGTTACTGGTGAAAAGGGTCTAACAGGAAATGATGGACCTAGAGGAGCTATGGGCAGAACTGGATTGCCAGGAGACTCAGGTAAACCCGGTACGGCTGGACCAGCCGGTCCTCCCGGACCATCAGGACCTCCAGGAGATGTGTCTGGCGCTTTAGCTGGAAATTTCTGGGATTACATCAACGCTGGTGGCGGTCAGAAGGGACCACCAGGTGGCAGGTCATCCAGAAAACGACGTTCA gttgatgACAAAGAATTTGATCAAAATGACATCCCaactgttttaaaaaag CACTATGAAGTGTTAAAAAATTTCGACAACTTATGGAATACAGTTATTAACGATattgtggtgaaaaagaaattgggGAGCAGATCAAATCCAGCGATAACTTGTGCTGAATTATTCCGCACCAATCCGGATAAAACAACCA gtGACTATTGGATTGATCCGAATGAAGGATCGCCTGATGATGCTATCCTCGTACATTGCAACGCAACCAACTTTGAAACGTGTATATATCCAAGACTATCTGTG ttCGACAAAAGCGACTGGTATAGTGGCAACGATCGTTACATGTGGGCGTATAAAGATTTAATTGCAGAAAAAGAAGGC attctGTATGCTAGCGACGTCGTGCAACTAAAAATGATGCGTCTTCTAAGCACACGTTGCCGACAAAATATCACATACCACTGCAAGAACTCTCACAGTGACATACGTGTAAAGACGGATAATAACAGAGTGATGGATGTTAAGAAAGCATCCACACTCCATACACTAATCATCAAAGACGAATGCATG GTCAAAGATGGTGAATGGCACGAGAGTGTGTTTGAGATGAGTTCCAGAAAATTAGAGTACTTTCCTCTTCAAGACGTAGCCGTAAAAGATATCGGTGACAAGGGTGAAGAGTTTGGTATGGAGATTGGCCCGGTGTGTTTTACATAG